The genome window tttagcATTGATAGACATAAACAGTCATAAATGAACAAGTAAAATTCAACAACTTGGAAACAGTCAAGATGATGAATCCTATGTTTATCGCttgaatgaagaaaagaaattggCAATATATCCCTCTAATTTTAAGAAAGTTTTGGGCCATCCAATTTCCTAACATATTCGCAGAGCCGACCCTGATTGTGACCTTTAATACTCTTTTTTGTCCAATCTAccatgactttttatttatttaatatttatttcatgactCGTCACAGCCATCCTTTATCTCTCTCTACCCTCTACCCCTGCCTTCAAATTATccgaataaaattataaaaagaactCAAAAAATAAGTAGCAAAAGCCTGGACCTGATTCTCGCTCTTCTATTCTTATTTGCTGTGTATTTGTTAGTAAAGTtgaaaatacttatttaaaattatttttatccaaaattaatgtattttttatgattctttttatgattttaacattttttatattttaagaataagtCTTTCGTATTCGCCTTTTAGGTACACTATTCCCGTAACCAAACTAAGTTgtagctatgttttttttttaaaacaatatattaaattaatgatttttaaatgttattacaTGTTGTATTTTAGaggaaaaatcatttttaaaacatacttTCAATCACATTatcaaatacattaaaaatatattaaaatattttttttatttctactatcagctcattaaaataattaaaatacactaaaaatataaattttatatttttaaataaaaatcaattttaaaacacatcaaaaacaaaagctaacGTATTATCAAACACTCACTTAATTGGAAACCATTCTATCATAATCAGGACCTGTTTAGAAGTGCaatggaaattatttttcaaagagtttttactcgaaaatatattaaaaaaatattttttattttttaaaatttatttttaacattagcacatcaaaatgattcaaaaaaccaaaaatattattttatagcaaaaaaattcaaagttttttgaAAGCACGGTTCCACTATACTCTCAAACACACATTTAAACCTCGTTTAAAACTGCATTTGCATCGGAGTTTCAACAAAatctgaattgtttttgtttaaaattaatattttttatgttttttagttattttgatatattgatatcaaaaataattttttaaaaaataaaaaatatattattttaatatattttcaaataaaaaatattataaaaaaacaatcttctcCACACTTTCGACACCTCcttaatcaatatatatataaagaaagaaagaaagaaagaaagaaaaacgaaaTTTCCGGGGAGAGAATGGCTGGAAAAAaggggaaagagaaaaaaacagcaagtcaaaataaaacaaaatgcaaagaaaaatcaaggagAGGTGAGGTGGCCCCAAGATAAGTAAGAactaaaaatccaagaaaattaCAGGAAACTcaccttaattttcttttctttttattcttttctgccaaacaaaatatataataatattattaaaaaagagagagagagagagagagacagagatatACTTATAagactctctctttttctttctttcttgctttttattatttatcttcatcatcataTCATAATCACAGTCGCCTTCAATTTTCTTGTCAAACAAACACCACCCAGAAAACACGAGAAAAGGAAgcgagaaagagaaaaggagagagattgATGGCTCGTGCTATGGGGATGGGGATGGGTTTGGGTTCATCTTCTTCGGCAACTGTAGCGGTTGATAAAGCAACAAGCGATCTTTTAATCGGTCCTGATTGGACTATGAATATTGATATTTGTGATTCTGTTAATTCTAATTActggtaatttattttattcttttctttatagcccatcttttctttttttagttttggtgtTGACTTTGATGTTCTTGCTGAGAATTTtacgttttctttttcaaattttgataacAGCTAGGTTTTATGTATTCTTTGTACTTGTATACGTATGTATGTACGTATGTATGTGTTGCAGATTCTGTTTCTGTAATTCTTTTTGGTGTTGTAGCTGAAATTGAAAGCTTAATTCTTTGCTATTTGTCAGTTACgatcaaagtaatttttttgtttttttttctttgaaaaaactttgaattttatgtgAAATAAAGATTAGCTTTTACAGGgagttgttctttttttttaagtgggtTTTGTAATATTAGGATGTAGTGTTggttgatgattttatttttttttatcaggcaACCCAAGGATGTAGTGAAAGCTTTGAAAAAAAGGTTGCAGCACAAGAGCCCTAGAGTCCAACTACTTGCTTTGACggtacttcttttttcttgaatttagttttttctatttttttcttaatttttcatttccattacagttttttgaatttgaacaCTTAGAGCTTGTGTGtgagaatttttattattattatttttgcacCACTACATgcatttgaattatgtatttggAATTCGTGGAAGCTGTTGTTTATaaagttctttttcttttttggtgtttttggagTTGATTAATTGAGTGAAAAATTTACTTTGTAGCTTTTGGAGACAATGGTGAAGAACTGTGGTGATTATGTCCATTTTCAAATTGCTGAAAGGAATATATTGGGGGAAATGGTGAAAATCGTAAAGAAGAAGGTAACTCCTTGATTTTCTTGCTATAATTATTTCTCCATGACTTCTAATATGTATTCATTTTAAGATCTCTGTAGAAATTCTTTTGTTGGCTTTTTAACCATCAGAGACCAGTTCAAGTGTTAGATATCACACTATAGATGGTTGCCATTCAGAGTCCTCTTGTAGTTGTAATCTTGCAGCCATTCTGTTCGAGAAGATGTTAATATTGAGCTCCAGCAatggaaaatataaaatgttagcAGAATTATGTAGTAGTGAAATAGAGTTTTGGATATACAGTAAAGAGATGGAACTGTTTGTGTTGCAGTTGATACATTGTTATGCTGTGTGTTCTATGGAGATTCCAATAAGGGTCGTTCTCCTCAAAACTTGTAACGAGGCCAGCAAAAATGGTTCAGGAGGAGTGGCAATCTGATTTATGTAAGAGTAGGATAGTAAGCAGTAGTTTTGGCCCATCTTAACTAGGATAacagataaaatataatatgattgCACTTCTTGGTGCCTTTTCCATAAGAAATCATAGTGGTTTTGATGTTAAATTTCCCAATTACTTCGCCCTAGGCCTCCATTGGTATCAAATAAGATGAACATAGTTGATTTTGCGTGAGAAAGTTGAAAccttgatttttgtattttttttctcatctaatCACCCTCTtacattttcttcaaaaaactaaaaaggggCTAGGATGGGGAAGCTTTGATCTTAATTTAACACATATTTTAATGGGATGTGCAGACAGATATGCATGTGAGAGATAAGATTCTGGCTTTGATTGATTCTTGGCAAGAGGCATTTGGCGGGCCTGGAGGAAAACACTCTCAATATTATTGGGCATACGAGGAATTAAGGGTCAGTATTTATTTGATCTACTCTTGCTGGGTTCAGTATGTgtacatgatttatttatttttttttaagttgacttCGGAAGTGGGACTATAATCATTGAATGTTAGGCATCTGAACATAATTCCTAGGTTTTGGATCCAACCAAATATTGCAGTGAACTGTCAATTTTTGAATGGTAGAAAGATGTGCTCTTGATTTGATCAATGTTAAAACTAATGCATGATTCATAATAAGAGTGCAATCAAATGATGCTATGGAAGAGTATAATCAAACAAGATACAAGCCAAATCCTATGGAGGAAATATTGTCCATATGCTCTTACAGCCAGATCATAAGTTTTTTCTTTCGTAGTagttaaataacaaattatgCCAATATTATATGGAATATATAcagaagaattaatttttagttatggGGTGTGTGAATGGCAGCGTGCGGGAGTTCAATTTCCCCAGCGTTCATCAAATGCAGCTCCAATATTTACACCACCTGCAACCAATCCAACATTGAGGCATGCCCAACCTGGTTATGGAATGCCTAGCAATTCTTCTAGTAGACTCGATGAAACAATGGCCGCGGAGATTGAAGGCTTAAGGTAAGGATCGATGGCTGGTTTGCACTTTGTATATGTCTATGGTGTATTCTAAAATTCCCAAATCTCATATTTTGTATTTActgatatttttcttaattatcatAGTCTGTCAAGTTTGGATTCCATGCGGGATGTTATGGAGCTCTTGAGTGATATGCTTCAAGCTGTTAACCCTAGAGACCGTGAGGTATGTGCAGTGAGCTTTTTACCTTAGGGAAACGAGGGAGTACAATATTTGAGATGTGGTCCTGCTCGTTTTTCAGGCTGTAAAAGATGAAGTTATAGTGGATCTTGTCAACCAGTGTCGATCCAACCAGAAAAAGTTGATGCAGATGCTAACTACAACTGGGTCAGTCActgtttaaatttcaattttgctGAAAGCATGTTCTTGATATAAGATAGTTAGCTATATGCTTGTCTTATTTTCTCCATGCACATGCGTGTTGATCCCATGCAAGTCTGGCGCATGAATATCTGAAAAGTGTCTTGGTTGTGATACAGGGACGAGGAACTTCTTGGTAAGGGTCTTGAACTAAATGACAGTATGCAAATCTTGCTTGCAAAACATGATGCTATTTCTTCTGGCTCTCCTATGCCAACTCAAGTTATAAGTTTAAGCCCCAAATCAAGTGAAGGATGTTCCTCTGACATCAAGCCAACTGAAGCAAGAGATGCCAGCCCAAGATCTACGACTAATTCTGCCATGCCAGTTGCTAATGTGACAAGGAGTGCAGTAGATGAAGAGGATGAAGAGGACGACTTTGCACAGCTTGCACGCAGGTACTCATGCTTatgaaaataatcataatttctTCATGGGTGATGTGAACTATTATTAGCACATTACATGTATGTGGGGGTATTGCAGTTCCATCACTATGGAACCCATCATAAGGCAATCACTAGGTGGGAAATAAAACATTTACCATTACTGGCGGCCAGCATGATGAGGCACTAGAGCACTGATTGCTGGATAAAAGACCGCtcagtttattttaaattggtaGCTGGCCAACCTTTATGGAGATCTTACAAATTACTGACCCATTTCCTTTGTTCATGTTCTCCATCATGGGTTTTACcgatgttttgatttatatttgctCTTGTTTTGTACCGTGAACGCAGGCATTCCAAAACACAGTCCGGTTCATCTCAAAGCTCAGGTGGAACAAATGGAGCTCTTGTGCCATTGGATGTCGGCATGCCCACTGCATCAACCTCTTCCCCAAGCAATTCTCTGGCACTTGCTGATCCATCTCTACCAGTTAAAACCATGAAAGATCAGGATATGATTGACTTTTTGAGCCTTGCCTTGTCAACAACATCAACCTCTCCTCCCACCCCTCCCACCCCACCAGTCTCCAACCAAGCCATGCCTCAGA of Populus trichocarpa isolate Nisqually-1 chromosome 16, P.trichocarpa_v4.1, whole genome shotgun sequence contains these proteins:
- the LOC18106351 gene encoding TOM1-like protein 6 — translated: MARAMGMGMGLGSSSSATVAVDKATSDLLIGPDWTMNIDICDSVNSNYWQPKDVVKALKKRLQHKSPRVQLLALTLLETMVKNCGDYVHFQIAERNILGEMVKIVKKKTDMHVRDKILALIDSWQEAFGGPGGKHSQYYWAYEELRRAGVQFPQRSSNAAPIFTPPATNPTLRHAQPGYGMPSNSSSRLDETMAAEIEGLSLSSLDSMRDVMELLSDMLQAVNPRDREAVKDEVIVDLVNQCRSNQKKLMQMLTTTGDEELLGKGLELNDSMQILLAKHDAISSGSPMPTQVISLSPKSSEGCSSDIKPTEARDASPRSTTNSAMPVANVTRSAVDEEDEEDDFAQLARRHSKTQSGSSQSSGGTNGALVPLDVGMPTASTSSPSNSLALADPSLPVKTMKDQDMIDFLSLALSTTSTSPPTPPTPPVSNQAMPQIPPSSSTQGYPYVSQTYPVNQGPVPYSSYVVPWAQPQTQQHQLQSPSQTQLQPHSYQHLRPPSRPQQQLQPEPEQQSTPQPQQHLQHQSKPQLQPQFQPQLRPEPQQQSVPQPQQHLQHQSQPQLQPQFQPQLQSQHPQHSSVYPPPPWAATPGYLNNQIHTSTTNNMFSSPRSNSAASYTPMQAARPMQQFNSLPTRVGNGSIINGDSSSASRVPAPPGQKQSFVPSYRLFDDLNVLGNADGRFKMNGSTPPSLSGSSGQSMVGGRK